The region CCTGCAAGGTTAAGAAATGTGAGCTCTACGAAGCAACTGTTTGGTACAGACCCTGTAAGGTTGTTGTGTGATAGATCTAAAAGGCTAATCCTTGTGAAGCCACAGATTTGTTGATCAATTTTGCCAGTCATTCGGTTTCCAGCAAGATTCAAGGCTGACAACGAGGGCAGATTCCAAAATGACGTATCGAGTTGCCCAGACAGCTCGTTATCATGCAAATCAATGACAACCACAAACTTTCCTGCCAGATCATGAGGCAATGTCCCTTTAAATTTGTTACCATCCAAGAACAATTCAAATATATTGGACAGATTATTCATCCCACCAAAAATCAGACCACCAAGCTTGTTGTTTGAGACCTTCAAGGACAATAGACTGGGACAACTAGTAAAAACACAAGCTGGAACCTCCCCAGAAAGTTTGTTGTTTGATAGGTCTAAAAATTGCATGTAGCTGATCTCGCACATTGATGTTGGTATGTACCCAAACAAGTCGTTACTAGAAAAATCTAGAGCAAACAAGCCTGGAAACATTGAGCTGAGGTTGGCCGGCAGCTGTCCTGTGATATGGTTCATGTGTATGTTGAGAACACCGAGTGAAGATTGGGTATGCCATATTGGGTCCAGTGATCCAATTAGCAAGTTATTTCCAAGATTTAGATCCTGTAGTGTTGCATCCTCTGTAAACAACCAATTTGGCATGCTACCTGACAAGTTATTGTTGGACAAATCAAGCACCTCTAAACGACGTTGAGTGCGTAAAAAATGTGGTTCAGCAATGATGTTCTTGTCAAGGTCACAACCAGAGAGCAGTAGTTGTTTCAATTGGAACGGAGGTGTCCATCCAGAAATATGAACATCAACAGTTAGGTTTCCATTGCCTGAAAAGTCTATCTCTTCTAGCTTTGTGAGGTTTCGGAGCCAAATGAAAGAAAGTTTACCGCTCAAATTGTTTTGGGAAAACCAAAGACTCTTGAGGGACAATGAAAGATCCGAAGATGAATTTGTCAGAATTTGTCCTCCTAGGAAGTTCGCCGAGAGATTCAACCGTTCGATACGTGGAAGTGAAAACAAGAATGTTGGAATGTTTCCGCTGAATTGGTTGGAACTCAAATACAACTCTCGTAGGTTCTTGAGAATTTGAAATGCTGTGGAAGTACCAAATCATGTATTAATAATTAGTAGAAAACAATGGTGACACCATCTTTACTGATATAAGCAGGAAATGCCCATTCTAATAGGACTATAGGAGTACCTTGTTCATTCGGAAGAGCTCCACTCAGCTTATTATGATTGAGATGTAAGACTTCAAGTGGAACTTGTTCCGAAGAGAAATTAATAGTAAATTGTCCCTCCAATCTATTAAATGAGAGATCTAGGAACTTCAGATGAGGAAGTGAAAATATTGACACAGGGAGAGATCCACTGAATAGGTTGCCACCCAAATTCAAGTTCCTGATGTTTTTAAAGGCTGTGATGCATGTAAGTAGTACAGTTAGTACAGGTGGCACAAATTGAAGTATGAAACATGAAATCCCTTTTTGGAATATAAGTTTCTTTTACCTCTAACTGGGAGAGTTCTGTTGAGGCGATTCAATCTGAGATCTGTTGGAATATGCCCACCAAAGTTATTGCTGGAGAGATCCAGGATCTGTAGGTGCGGAAGTGCAAATAGCAAATCCGGGAGGCTTCCGTTGAAGCTATTCGAAGACATATTCAGTTGCCGCAAGTTTCTAAGATTTTCAACAGCTGCAAATTGTGTAGGCATACTGAGACGAGTTATGAATATGCAATACTGATGTCTACCTTAGTACTACTCTACTATAATGATTAAGCACAAATCTATACCTGTGCTTGGAAAACCTCCGGTCATGCCATTATTGTTGAGAGCTAAAACTTCTAGCGAAACAATTTGCCCAATAAATTCTGGGAACCCCCCTCCCCATACAGTGTCACTGAGGTCGAGATATCGAAGTTTGGCTAGTCCAACTAAACCTGCAGGTATTTTTGTTTTTACAACAATGAGAATAATAAGAGTCATCACACATACATATATTGTTGTAAAAAAAAAGAGAATTTGGAGGACAAACGTACCTTCCATGGCTAGCGAACACGGACGATTGGATGATAGATCAAGGTATTTAAGGTCACGTAACGCAGAAAACATAGTCGAGTTTAAATACCAACGATTGTGTGAATTAGTTACATATACAGAGGAAAGGTAGAGATGAGACACTCGCTGTGTTGTATCGTTACATTTCACTCGCTCCCACGAGCAGCAGTCATCACCATCCTTCGCCCATGAACCAAGCGTCCCAGGGGAGCCCGCTCTCATCAGAGAAGACTGAATGTCTAGTAGAGCAGCCCTCTCCTCCACGAAGCAGCCAGAGGACAACTGAAGCATGAACTGTAACAAGAGAAACAGCATCAAAGACAATGATCCCCATGGCAAGCAGCTACCCATGCCTCACAGTTGTTAATAAGCTTTTCCCTCTTCTGTCTGCACTTGGAACGACTCTTGTAGGTAACTAGTCTATACTTTGGGAGAGAGATGGTGATTGGTGAGTGGGCCTTACAGGTCTGCAGGCTTCGCTTTTATCTTCCGGCACACACGGTCAATTAGTTGCCAGGAACATGCCAGGGATACGAGAACAAGGAGTACAGCTTGGCACACACGGTCAATTAGTTGCAGCCGGCATTAGGTGCCGCTAGATATTTTTTTTAACAGTATAAGTGCAGGCTAGAATCTTCAAGTTCTAAAAACGCCATATGGGGGTCCAAGGGAGACAGGGGTACGCACATATGTTTCTAGAGATACTATATACCAGGCTCATGAAAGGACTACATATATTATTTTTTGATAAAGATAATCTCTACTATAAAAAtctgagttggtggtgatggtgtgcctgccatctacaATTTTCGACCATCGGATCTGTATCCGACGCACGGGAGGCAGCCCCACTTCACATTTACAAAAGAACCCTTGTGCTCTATGTCCTGCTCCGTGGATCCCCAACTCACCCAACCAGGAAACTAGAGGCATTCGATCCTTCTCGAAGAGGGGAGAACACAGTGGAACCGAACTGGCCAACTGCCGCTGTCGCTCACACACGGCCGGCGCCGGCCGCTCCCAATTCCTCTTTGGCAGCAGCCCCACCACTCatgccacctccgcctcctcctcccccctcctcctgcTATCTCTTCTTCCCCCTACCCTGTCTCCTTGGATGCCGATGTCGGCATGTACGCCGCCGGCGCCGTCTGTCCCCGAGGTTCGCGAAACCTCTTCTGTCTCATTCTCTGATGCAGAAGCCCCTCCGCCCGCCATCTCCCCCTAAGGCTATGTTCGGTTAAACCACTCCTGGAGAGGATTGGGGAGGTTTGGACGTGGATTTTAGCTTATTGGGGAATGAATCCTCCCCAATCCACTCCAATCCTCTTCAAAACTCATGCAACCGAACAAGCCCTAAGGCTATGTTCGGTTAAACCACTCCTGGAGAGGATTGGGGAGGTTTGGACGGGATTGACGTGGATTTTAGCTTATTGGGGAATGAATCCTCCCCAATCCACTCCAATCCTCTTCAAAACTCATGCAACCGAACAAGCCCTAAGGCTATGTTCGGTTAAACCACTCCTGGAGAGGATTGGGGAGGTTTGGACGGGATTGACGTGGATTTTAGCTTATTGGGGAATGAATCCTCCCCAATCCACTCCAATCCTCTTCAAAACTCATGTAACCGAACAAGCCCTAATGCATCTCATCTGGCGCCGACATCAGCAAGTACATCGTCCGCCCCCTGATTCAGCAATGGCTCTCATGCAGCAGCACCGGCGCCCACCAGCTTCACCTCCTTCCCATCGACGCGCTCCACATCCGTCTAATTCGAGTATGAGCTGCTCCCCAGGACCTCTACGCCGTTTGCAACTGAAGCACTACCCACGAGCTCCACAGTCCAGACCCGCATCCTCCTCCTTCCGTCTTGGAGATGGAGATGGCAATTCTTTTTGGATGACACTTATAACAGGTCTCTTTGTCATCAACGCCTCTCCTTTGTTTGGTAGCTCCACATCCAAATTTCAGGTCAGACTCCaaatatttatttccttgttgtgtgTGATCGGCATCTTTTTCTGGCAGAAACCTGGTTGATGTAAGAAAGTTACAAGAGGTCCAGTACAATTTTTATGTGTGTGTATGCACATTCTGTTTCTTTGCTTGGTACAAAATATATTGCAAGGGAAGTTCTTTTTTTGCTTCGTTCAAATATACTACATACCATCTACAGACtcagcttattttcctttttctgaaTATAACACAGACGATTTGTATGCAGTAGTTGTTGGAATTCAGTAATGTTCAGGCT is a window of Triticum dicoccoides isolate Atlit2015 ecotype Zavitan chromosome 2B, WEW_v2.0, whole genome shotgun sequence DNA encoding:
- the LOC119368609 gene encoding receptor-like protein 1, translating into MLQLSSGCFVEERAALLDIQSSLMRAGSPGTLGSWAKDGDDCCSWERVKCNDTTQRVSHLYLSSVYVTNSHNRWYLNSTMFSALRDLKYLDLSSNRPCSLAMEGLVGLAKLRYLDLSDTVWGGGFPEFIGQIVSLEVLALNNNGMTGGFPSTAVENLRNLRQLNMSSNSFNGSLPDLLFALPHLQILDLSSNNFGGHIPTDLRLNRLNRTLPVRAFKNIRNLNLGGNLFSGSLPVSIFSLPHLKFLDLSFNRLEGQFTINFSSEQVPLEVLHLNHNKLSGALPNEQAFQILKNLRELYLSSNQFSGNIPTFLFSLPRIERLNLSANFLGGQILTNSSSDLSLSLKSLWFSQNNLSGKLSFIWLRNLTKLEEIDFSGNGNLTVDVHISGWTPPFQLKQLLLSGCDLDKNIIAEPHFLRTQRRLEVLDLSNNNLSGSMPNWLFTEDATLQDLNLGNNLLIGSLDPIWHTQSSLGVLNIHMNHITGQLPANLSSMFPGLFALDFSSNDLFGYIPTSMCEISYMQFLDLSNNKLSGEVPACVFTSCPSLLSLKVSNNKLGGLIFGGMNNLSNIFELFLDGNKFKGTLPHDLAGKFVVVIDLHDNELSGQLDTSFWNLPSLSALNLAGNRMTGKIDQQICGFTRISLLDLSHNNLTGSVPNSCFVELTFLNLAGNSLSGDISFLLFNTSSLIALDIRHNQFMGKLNWVSYLDSIRLLSLGRNKFEGQITPTLCRLMYLRILDFSHNKLSGSLPACIGNISFKGDRDDAIFQSAYESTTYLSGYDLRGFTFATKGNLYTYGRSLFVSMSGIDLSANMLDGEIPWELGNLRHIRSLNLSNNFFVGRIPPTLGGMEEIESLDLSHNELSGPIPWQLTQLSTLGAFSVAYNNLSGCIPNSGQLSSFGMDSYLANTNLHNITQGNTCAAPGDPAVGKDVEETPSDLVLYVVTAAGFVLTFWAIIGFSFCHPYGRSVMLKM